One Ranitomeya variabilis isolate aRanVar5 chromosome 5, aRanVar5.hap1, whole genome shotgun sequence DNA window includes the following coding sequences:
- the LOC143774427 gene encoding beta-1,3-galactosyltransferase 2-like — MNGRICFQKCFSLFFLILMFMFGYLFYYKSQTKIMNKWIKGSIKLQERSKHVNNLTYPAFKHPLAPPYPFPYKFLINQPEKCKNKKPFLVIFVLVRCQDFESRHTIRETWGNESIYDVEVVKMFLVGLPHIAPKQTQDLLEEESSTFGDIVQQDFMDTYYNLTLKTLMGMEWVTKFCPSASYALKVDSDMFLNVDYLIHNVLYPDLPVRTNYLTGALVKNSGAVRNKASKSYVPKEIYPNNTYPPYASGAGYVFSLDMAKKIYDVAQEIRVIPVEDAFMGICLYELHIPLSESPKGAFITYRLNYDHCKFRKVVRVQDYSGEELRNIWADFQANKSQNC, encoded by the coding sequence ATGAATGGACGAATCTGCTTTCAGAAATGTTTTAGCTTATTTTTCCTGATCCTTATGTTCATGTTCGGGTACTTATTCTACtacaaaagccaaacaaaaataaTGAACAAATGGATTAAAGGTTCTATAAAATTGCAAGAGAGAAGTAAACATGTGAATAATTTGACTTACCCGGCGTTCAAGCACCCCTTGGCTCCTCCGTACCCATTTCCATACAAGTTTCTCATTAATCAACCGGAAAAGTGCAAGAACAAGAAGCCTTTCCTTGTTATATTCGTGCTTGTTCGGTGCCAGGATTTTGAGTCTAGACACACAATCCGAGAAACATGGGGTAATGAAAGTATTTATGATGTTGAGGTGGTCAAAATGTTTCTTGTGGGTCTACCTCATATTGCTCCTAAGCAAACCCAGGATTTGTTAGAAGAGGAAAGTTCGACTTTTGGGGATATTGTACAACAAGACTTCATGGACACCTATTACAATTTGACCCTAAAAACATTAATGGGTATGGAGTGGGTGACCAAATTCTGTCCTTCTGCCAGCTATGCCTTGAAGGTAGACAGTGACATGTTTCTTAATGTAGACTACTTAATTCATAATGTTCTTTATCCCGACTTACCAGTTCGTACAAATTACTTGACAGGAGCCCTAGTTAAAAACTCAGGAGCTGTGAGGAACAAGGCTTCTAAGTCGTATGTACCTAAGGAAATCTATCCAAATAATACCTACCCACCCTATGCTTCTGGAGCTGGATATGTATTTTCACTTGACATGGCAAAAAAAATCTATGATGTGGCACAAGAAATTAGGGTCATCCCTGTTGAAGATGCTTTTATGGGAATTTGTTTGTATGAGCTCCACATTCCCCTTAGTGAATCTCCTAAAGGTGCATTTATCACGTATAGGCTTAATTATGACCACTGCAAATTTAGGAAGGTTGTCAGAGTGCAGGATTACTCTGGTGAAGAGCTAAGGAATATATGGGCAGACTTTCAAGCTAATAAATCTCAGAATTGCTaa